The genomic region TCCCTGCAGCCGCCGGAGCATGGCCTCGTCGGGCGCGAGGCCGGTGTAGAGGTGGATCTGGTGGCCGGGGCCGAAGTGCTCCTTGAGAGCCCGGCAGTACTCCACCACCCGGTCGAGCTCGATCAGCGGCTCCCCGCCGGTGACCCCGGTTCCGAGCGCGCTCATCTTCTCGGCCTCGGCGATGGCGTCGGCGGGCGACGAGACCTTCCGGTCGTTTGCGTACACCACGTCGAGGCCCTTCCTCTCGCGGGAGAGCGGGCAGTACCAGCATGTGCGGTGGCACCGGCCGGTCACGAAGAGGACCATCTTTGCGCCCTGGTGGCAGAGGACGCACCCCTGCGAGAGGGATACCGCGTCCGGGGATACTCCCGACTCCT from Methanofollis sp. harbors:
- a CDS encoding radical SAM protein, which codes for MQQESGVSPDAVSLSQGCVLCHQGAKMVLFVTGRCHRTCWYCPLSRERKGLDVVYANDRKVSSPADAIAEAEKMSALGTGVTGGEPLIELDRVVEYCRALKEHFGPGHQIHLYTGLAPDEAMLRRLQG